In a single window of the Zingiber officinale cultivar Zhangliang unplaced genomic scaffold, Zo_v1.1 ctg132, whole genome shotgun sequence genome:
- the LOC122036061 gene encoding NDR1/HIN1-like protein 13 has translation MADRVHPVKTPDPAMPDAAESPRSTTSSKTGSLPARKPGPEPGTYVIQVPKDVVLRQPLPGNAHLSKVYARRAARRRSRCCLCITWLFALVLLLAVAAGFLYLVFRPRAPNYTVTGLSISSFNLTAATVSPVFDVTVRADNDRNMKMGIYYRDASDITAAYDGVTLCEGKWPAFYQPPRNETVFVTELRGAGISLGEDVELTLRAAQSEGKVPLEVNVEVPVRVKLGAMKSWTIKVTVKCEVTVDGLRENAVILNRDCHARVKFWGFLGL, from the coding sequence ATGGCCGACCGCGTCCACCCCGTGAAGACGCCGGACCCGGCGATGCCAGATGCGGCGGAGAGTCCTCGCTCCACCACATCCTCCAAGACCGGCAGTCTCCCCGCCCGCAAGCCCGGGCCTGAGCCAGGAACCTACGTCATCCAGGTCCCTAAGGACGTGGTCCTCCGACAGCCACTGCCGGGCAACGCCCACCTCTCCAAGGTCTACGCCCGTCGCGCCGCCCGCCGCCGGAGCCGGTGTTGCCTCTGCATAACCTGGCTATTCGCCCTCGTCCTCCTGCTCGCCGTCGCGGCCGGCTTCCTCTACCTCGTCTTCCGTCCTCGTGCCCCCAACTACACCGTCACCggcctctccatctcttccttcAACCTCACCGCCGCCACTGTCTCGCCGGTCTTCGACGTGACCGTGCGCGCCGACAACGACCGCAACATGAAGATGGGCATCTACTACCGCGACGCCAGCGACATCACGGCGGCGTACGACGGCGTGACGCTCTGCGAGGGGAAGTGGCCGGCGTTCTACCAGCCGCCGAGGAACGAGACGGTGTTCGTAACGGAGCTGCGGGGCGCCGGCATAAGTCTGGGGGAGGATGTGGAACTGACGCTGAGGGCGGCGCAGAGCGAGGGGAAGGTGCCGCTGGAAGTGAACGTGGAGGTTCCGGTCAGAGTCAAGTTGGGCGCCATGAAGAGCTGGACGATCAAAGTGACGGTGAAGTGCGAGGTGACGGTGGACGGGTTGAGAGAGAACGCCGTGATCCTGAACAGGGATTGCCACGCGAGGGTGAAGTTTTGGGGATTTCTTGGTCTATGA
- the LOC122036062 gene encoding ADP-ribosylation factor 1-like — MGLTFTRLFSRLFAKKEMRILMVGLDAAGKTTILYKLKLGEVVTTIPTIGFNVETVEYKNISFTVWDVGGQDKIRPLWRHYFQNTQGLIFVVDSNDRDRVLEARDELHRMLNEDELRDALLLVFANKQDLPNAMNAAEITDKLGLHSLRQRHWYIQSACATSGEGLYEGLDWLSSNMASKA; from the exons TCTTTGCGAAGAAGGAGATGAGGATTTTGATGGTCGGACTTGATGCAGCTGGAAAAACGACGATACTGTACAAACTCAAGCTTGGAGAGGTGGTCACCACCATCCCCACAATTG GGTTCAATGTGGAGACTGTTGAATACAAAAACATTAGTTTCACAGTTTGGGATGTTGGTGGCCAGGATAAG ATTAGACCACTTTGGAGGCACTACTTCCAGAATACACAAGGACTTATATTTGTTGTTGACAGCAATGACAGGGACCGTGTTTTGGAGGCCAGGGATGAACTGCACAGGATGCTAAATGAG GATGAATTACGTGATGCTTTGTTGCTTGTATTTGCCAATAAACAAGACCTACCAAATGCAATGAATGCTGCTGAAATTACTGATAAACTTGGGCTGCATTCCCTGCGTCAACGACACTG GTACATACAGAGTGCATGTGCAACATCTGGTGAAGGTTTGTATGAGGGGCTGGATTGGCTTTCCAGCAACATGGCCAGTAAG GCTTGA